One genomic window of Entelurus aequoreus isolate RoL-2023_Sb linkage group LG07, RoL_Eaeq_v1.1, whole genome shotgun sequence includes the following:
- the aaas gene encoding aladin has product MCSLSLFTPPLPSGHTTLCESNNELLSGSNPEQRLKQESSPLSLYFPRESMKLHCRTESSSKAAFLDHSETLWMRSAAVWRDSGFTGLLNEIKNSHEEVPTWLSMSSGCILALLERIYSFHGSLFPHLTLSSENMIAEFSQALNWPDCVVRAFAWHPHTDKFAVALLDDSIKIYNPKSATTPTLKHRLQRSVAAVQWKPLCASDLAVACQNCLLVWHVDPCSLSTRPSSGCAQVLSHPGHSPVTSIAWSPSGHLLVSASPMDTAMMVWDVAAESCVPLQRVGGGGVSFLSWSTDGSHILASTPSALFRVWETRMWTCERWPCVKGRCQSGCWSPDGSRLLFTVQGETVIYALTFTDKQGVLACTSKGPLAAAVVADLSETTFTTPEGDVTVGGEIQSLTWDPRGERLAVLLKGDPQADRPAIIAVFKTRTRPIFELLPCGFVQGNPGAEPRLMQFHPKFQHGALLTVCWSTGRITHVPFYFMSGNPLQLGFNGSQSLPRPQQHCTDLANQSLFTELMS; this is encoded by the exons GAGTCAAGTCCTTTGAGTTTGTATTTCCCCCGAGAGTCCATGAAGCTGCACTGTCGCACTGAGAGCAGCAGCAAGGCGGCCTTCTTGGACCACTCAGAAACACTGTGGATGAGGAGTGCAGCAGTTTG GCGGGATAGTGGTTTCACAGGATTACTGAATGAAATCAAAAACTCCCATGAAGAGG TGCCGACATGGTTGTCAATGAGTTCTGGCTGCATACTGGCCCTATTGGAGAGGATCTATTCTTTTCATGGCTCCTTGTTTCCTCATCTCACG TTGAGCAGTGAGAACATGATTGCAGAGTTTTCTCAAGCACTAAACTG GCCGGACTGTGTGGTGCGAGCCTTTGCCTGGCACCCGCATACAGACAAATTTGCTGTTGCCTTGCTGGACGATTCAATTAAGATCTACAATCCCAAAAG TGCTACGACTCCCACTCTGAAGCACCGGTTACAGAGGAGCGTTGCAGCGGTGCAGTGGAAGCCACTTTGTGCGTCTGACCTCGCTGTAGCTTGCCAGAACTGTTTACTAGTCTGGCATGTGGATCCCTGCTCACTATCCACCAG GCCTTCGTCTGGATGTGCACAAGTTTTGTCTCATCCCGGGCACTCTCCAGTCACTTCCATCGCTTGGTCGCCAAGTGGCCATCTCCTTGTGTCGGCCTCGCCTATGGACACAGCAATGATG GTGTGGGATGTTGCGGCCGAAAGCTGTGTGCCCCTCCAGCGTGTCGGAGGTGGTGGGGTCAGCTTTCTTTCCTGGTCCACTGATGGTAGCCATATTCTTGCCTCGACACCATCTGCTCTCTTCAG GGTCTGGGAGACCAGGATGTGGACGTGTGAGCGTTGGCCGTGTGTAAAAGGCCGTTGTCAG TCTGGCTGTTGGAGTCCAGATGGAAGTCGACTTCTCTTCACTGTGCAAGGAGAAACTGTCATCTATGCTTTGACCTTCACTGACAAACAAG GTGTACTCGCATGCACTTCAAAAGGTCCACTagcagcagcagtggtggccgacCTGTCAGAGACCACCTTTACCACGCCAGAGGGAGACGTCAC TGTCGGTGGAGAGATCCAGTCCCTTACTTGGGACCCGAGAGGAGAACGACTTGCTGTGCTTCTCAAAG GTGATCCACAAGCAGACCGTCCTGCAATAATTGCAGTGTTTAAGACCAGAACGCGGCCCATTTTTGAACTTTTGCCATG TGGTTTTGTTCAAGGAAATCCTGGTGCAGAACCAAGACTGATGCAGTTCCACCCCAAATTTCAGCATGGTGCTCTCCTCACTGTG TGTTGGTCCACTGGAAGAATTACACATGTGCCTTTCTACTTCATGAGTGGCAACCCTCTCCAGCTTGGCTTCAATGGCAGTCAGTCACTACCACGCCCTCAGCAGCATTGTACTGACCTAGCCAATCAGTCGCTCTTTACAGAGCTCATGTCATGA